The following are from one region of the Palaeococcus ferrophilus DSM 13482 genome:
- a CDS encoding HVO_0476 family zinc finger protein, protein MEEYFVCPECGSEDVEVIKERGRELTLRCNECHHVWMIILPKLREVPVVVSEHERSFKVTGYLPEGDEVKVGDIIETEKGDVRITGIELEGQKRVERASTDDVKTLWGENLDFPAVFGVSIYLKDGVTQSFKVKAEREEEFVTGEALEVGGYTFVVEKIKTRKGMVRHGKAKADEITRLMGHAIRGRARRKLEIYRGH, encoded by the coding sequence ATGGAGGAGTATTTTGTGTGTCCCGAGTGCGGGAGCGAGGACGTTGAGGTCATCAAAGAGAGGGGGAGAGAGCTTACGCTCAGGTGCAACGAGTGCCATCACGTGTGGATGATAATCCTTCCCAAGCTCCGCGAGGTTCCCGTTGTGGTCAGCGAGCACGAGAGGAGCTTCAAGGTCACGGGGTACCTCCCGGAGGGAGACGAAGTCAAGGTGGGGGACATTATCGAGACCGAGAAGGGCGACGTTAGGATAACGGGGATAGAGCTCGAGGGCCAGAAGCGCGTTGAGAGGGCCAGTACCGACGACGTGAAGACGCTCTGGGGCGAGAACCTCGACTTTCCGGCAGTCTTTGGTGTCTCCATATACCTCAAAGACGGCGTCACACAGTCCTTCAAGGTTAAAGCCGAGAGGGAAGAGGAGTTCGTGACGGGGGAGGCCCTTGAAGTCGGCGGGTACACCTTCGTCGTGGAGAAGATAAAGACCCGGAAGGGCATGGTGCGCCACGGGAAGGCCAAGGCGGATGAGATAACACGCCTCATGGGGCACGCCATAAGGGGCCGCGCTAGGAGGAAGCTCGAAATCTACAGGGGCCACTGA